In Haliscomenobacter hydrossis DSM 1100, the DNA window CAAATTGGCGGCAAGTTGATCGGGTGGAACACCCCATTGTTTCGCGGTATAGGGTTTAACAAATTTTTCATAGACAGTTGCGGGCATCATCCGCAGTGCTGCTGCTTCAAAATTTACAGCCGGAGATTTGGCAATCCCGACAGGCTGTTCTAACCATGCCCCTAGCCCTAGCCGCTGCAGGTATTCTGCTGAAATCGGCCAGTTTTCGTATTGTTCATCTACCCAGGATTTTACCACGGCTTCGTAAGGAAAAAAGTGGCCAAACCGTTGGACGTATTCCCAGATTTGGGGCGAATTGGTGCGGAAATAATGCGGACCATAGGTATGTACACGAATGCCACTGGCATGCACAGTATCGTGTACATTGCCTCCTATATGCTCGCGTCGCTCGAACACTTTTACCGGATAACCACAATCGCACAGCAAGCGGGCGATGGTTGCTCCAGTCAATCCCGAACCAACAATGTGAATTGGCTGCATTATTTACTAAAGATTGCGATGATCAAGGTGATCATCGACAACCCGGCTGATGCAAAAGAAAAAAGTCGACCCGCTTGATCGGTAATGCCCCCCACCTTGGCTTTGGTGGGCTGTACATAGATGAAATCGTTTTGTTGCAGGTAAAAATAAGGCGAAATAAAGATGGCTGGGTCTTGCAAGTTGAGGTTGATATATTGACGTTGTCCATCTTTTTCCCGCATCAATAAGATATTGGTTCGATCCGCGTAAGGGGTGAGGTCTCCCGCCATCCCAATGGCATCTAACAAAGTTACCCGTTTGTTAGATAAGCGCACCAAACCAGGTTGTGCCACCTCACCCAACATGGTGATTTTAAGGTTCAAAAAACGCAAACTGACCACTACGTCGGATACATAGGGGCGAATCCGATTGAGTAAAGTGTCCCGTGCCACACCCAACGTAAGTCCTCCTATTTTGACCCGGCCAATTACGGGGAAATCGATGTAGCCTTCTTGATCTACAAAATACCCGGAAAACAATTCCAGAGAACTGACTCCACTGCCTCCACTACTTTGTTGCATGAGAGCATTATTTTGCTGCCCGCCAGCTCCTCCAATTTGAGGATTAAAAGCAGCGATCGATTTGGGGTCAAAACTGCTCACATTGATTTGCAGCAAATCTTCTGCCTGGATACTCAAATCAATTGAATTAGCAATGGCCTCTACCTTATTAAAAGGCAATGGACCTTGGCTGAAATTGACCAATTGTTTGTGTTGTACGCAAGAACAGGTCAGAAAAAGCAGGGTAAAGAAGTACAAAATCCGCATGAATGGAGTTTTTATAGTTGAAAAGTTGAAAAGTTTATGGTTGAAAAGTTTAGACCGTCTCATTTATTGTCAATAAAAGCTACAAATTCAGGATTATCGGTAACTTTTCAACTATAAACACTTCAACTTTTCAACTTTATCAATACGTTAGCAATACGTTCCGCTGCATGTCCGTCCCAAAATGGAGGAATACTTCCTTTTTTCCCCCGCCCTTCTAAAACGGCCAACAGATGATTGTGCACGGTGTCGGGATGTAGATCAGCCAAAAGTGTATTGGTGCCCAACTCCACGGTGATGGGACGTTCAGTGCTGCTGCGAAAAGTAAGACAAGGGGTTTGTAAAAAAGTAGTTTCTTCCTGGATGCCCCCTGAATCTGTAATCACCAGCGCCGCACCTTCCATCAAGCGCAAAAATTCAAGGTATCCCAAGGGTTCTGTAGTGATGAGGTTGGAAATCTGCTCAAATCGCTTCAGTAAGCCATAGTTTTCCAGGTTTTTCAATGTGCGTGGGTGCACCGGAAAAACCACTTGGCGGTATTGCACAGTATCTTCGATGATGCTCAAGATGGCCTCTAATCCCTCCCGGAAATCCACGTTGGATGGACGGTGCATGGTCATCAGGACGTAACTCTGGTCTTGTAGGCTGGGCTTTCCGGGTAAGATTGCGGCATAAGTCAATTGTTGTGCCCGTTCCCGATAATGCACCAAAGAATCGATCATACAGTTGCCCACAAAAAAGATGCGCTCATCGGGCACATTTTCTTTGGCCAGGTTGATCATGCCGCTCATCTCGGTCACAAAAAGGAAATCGGAAATGCTGTCGGTCAAAATTCGGTTGATCTCTTCGGGCATTCCCCGATCGCCGCTGCGTAAACCTGCTTCTACATGGGCTACTGGAATGTTCATTTTCACAGCTACCAGTGCACAAGCGATGGTTGAATTGACATCGCCTACCACCAGCACCAAATCGGGTTGTTCTTTTTGCAAAACCTCCTCAAAGGCCAACATGATTTTGGCCGTTTGTTGCGTATGGCTACCGCCGCCAATGCCGAGAAAATAATCGGGATTGGGCAACTCCAACTGTGTAAAAAACACCTCGCTCATTTTGGCATCGTAGTGCTGGCCGGTATGTACGATCTTGGATTCCAGTTCCGGTTGGCGTTGAAAAGCCCGATGCAAAGGGGCTACTTTCATGAAATTGGGTCGTGCACCAACGATATTGAGAATCTTCATGTGGATTATTGATTAAAAAGGTCTTTGTTTTTGAAGGTATAGCGCTGGATAATTTTCAGGACATCTTTTTGCCGCAGGGCATTTTGTAAAGCCTGTAAATGTCTTTCATTGTGCAAATCGGTGCCCAGGTAGCTGACCATACCTTTTTCAATTAAAGTTTTAGCCCACTTGGCAATGGGGCTGCCGTAATAGCCGGTAAGCGACAAAATATTGACCTGCAAATCGCATCCTAAATCACTGATGCGTTCA includes these proteins:
- a CDS encoding polysaccharide biosynthesis/export family protein → MRILYFFTLLFLTCSCVQHKQLVNFSQGPLPFNKVEAIANSIDLSIQAEDLLQINVSSFDPKSIAAFNPQIGGAGGQQNNALMQQSSGGSGVSSLELFSGYFVDQEGYIDFPVIGRVKIGGLTLGVARDTLLNRIRPYVSDVVVSLRFLNLKITMLGEVAQPGLVRLSNKRVTLLDAIGMAGDLTPYADRTNILLMREKDGQRQYINLNLQDPAIFISPYFYLQQNDFIYVQPTKAKVGGITDQAGRLFSFASAGLSMITLIIAIFSK
- the wecB gene encoding non-hydrolyzing UDP-N-acetylglucosamine 2-epimerase — protein: MKILNIVGARPNFMKVAPLHRAFQRQPELESKIVHTGQHYDAKMSEVFFTQLELPNPDYFLGIGGGSHTQQTAKIMLAFEEVLQKEQPDLVLVVGDVNSTIACALVAVKMNIPVAHVEAGLRSGDRGMPEEINRILTDSISDFLFVTEMSGMINLAKENVPDERIFFVGNCMIDSLVHYRERAQQLTYAAILPGKPSLQDQSYVLMTMHRPSNVDFREGLEAILSIIEDTVQYRQVVFPVHPRTLKNLENYGLLKRFEQISNLITTEPLGYLEFLRLMEGAALVITDSGGIQEETTFLQTPCLTFRSSTERPITVELGTNTLLADLHPDTVHNHLLAVLEGRGKKGSIPPFWDGHAAERIANVLIKLKS